The Miscanthus floridulus cultivar M001 chromosome 17, ASM1932011v1, whole genome shotgun sequence genome has a window encoding:
- the LOC136517132 gene encoding uncharacterized protein codes for MESATAAVRSTSHARARSALVYGGARGARRVVGAVPAAARARRRAPVVVAVASHHQEHLEPLPSRAQEGGAVAVATTQADEAEVHANDAAAAAAETSSPQLGKTVRVRFVLQKQCTFGQSVCLVGDDPALGLWDPLNAFALEWAEESHDWILEKDLPANKPIEFKFLLQDSTGKLHWQDGPNRSFQTGETTNTLVVFEDWDDVRNQKIAEEEGAVSTGIEQTVVSNDSKSRKDTVLEEELVFEDWDDVRNQKIAEEEGVVSTGIEQTVVSNDSKSRKDTVLEEELVFEDWDDVRNQKIAEEEGVVSTGIEQTVVSNDSKSRKDTVLEEELQVDDNQVKEDESVVAKEDKKPAVATDASVQVDWVKTNEANPQKSMLHEEMEVLDELLGKENMENSSISSTDENYAEKTGGDNILSEDGVPVENGLATAYEHDLLWGWKALQRLLMSMGF; via the exons ATGGAATCCGCAACGGCGGCCGTCCGTAGCACGTCGCACGCGCGGGCCCGGTCCGCGCTCGTCTACGGGGGCGCGCGAGGGGCGCGGCGCGTCGTGGGCGCTGtccccgccgccgcgcgcgcccgGCGGAGGGcgcccgtcgtcgtcgccgtagCCTCCCACCACCAGGAGCACCTCGAGCCGCTCCCGTCGCGCGCGCAGGAGGGCGGCGCCGTGGCGGTGGCGACCACCCAG GCTGACGAGGCGGAGGTCCATGCGAACGACgctgcggcggctgctgctgaaACCTCGTCTCCTCAACTGG GTAAGACAGTGCGCGTCCGATTTGTGCTGCAAAAGCAGTGCACGTTCGGGCAGAGCGTCTGCCTCGTCGGCGACGACCCTGCGCTCGGCCTCTGGGATCCGTTGAATGCGTTTGCTTTGGAGTGGGCCGAGGAAAGCCACGACTGGATCTTAGAGAAA GATTTACCGGCCAACAAGCCGATTGAGTTCAAGTTCTTGCTCCAAGATTCCACAGGGAAGTTGCATTGGCAGGATGGGCCGAACAGAAGCTTTCAAACAGGTGAAACCACAAACACATTGGTTGTCTTTGAAGATTGGGATGATGTGAGGAATCAGAAAATAGCAGAAGAGGAGGGAGCGGTGTCTACTGGGATAGAGCAAACTGTTGTTTCAAATGACAGCAAAAGCAGAAAGGATACTGTTTTAGAAGAGGAGCTTGTCTTTGAAGATTGGGATGATGTGAGGAATCAGAAAATAGCAGAAGAGGAGGGAGTGGTGTCTACTGGGATAGAGCAAACTGTTGTTTCAAATGACAGCAAAAGCAGAAAGGATACTGTTTTAGAAGAGGAGCTTGTCTTTGAAGATTGGGATGATGTGAGGAATCAGAAAATAGCAGAAGAGGAGGGAGTGGTGTCTACTGGGATAGAGCAAACTGTTGTTTCAAATGACAGCAAAAGCAGAAAGGATACTGTTTTAGAAGAGGAGCTCCAAGTGGATGATAATCAAGTCAAAGAGGATGAATCCGTTGTTgccaaggaggacaagaagcCAGCAGTTGCCACAGATGCTTCTGTTCAAGTAGATTGGGTGAAGACAAACGAAGCTAACCCTCAAAAG TCAATGCTGCATGAGGAAATGGAGGTTCTAGACGAACTTCTTGGAAAAGAAAACATGGAGAACAGCAGTATTTCGAGTACTGACGAGAATTATGCTGAAAAAACTGGAGGAGATAATATCTTGTCTGAGGATGGTGTTCCGGTTGAGAATGGGTTGGCCACTGCTTATGAACATGATTTGCTTTGGGGTTGGAAGGCCCTGCAGCGGCTGCTGATGAGCATGGGCTTCTAA
- the LOC136518179 gene encoding pleckstrin homology domain-containing protein 1-like — MAASLWRAVMDSVSGSSSPSALDAAPGGGVEFWHGEERAGWLNKQGEYIKTWRRRWFVLKQGRLFWFKDPAVTRASVPRGVIPVASCLTVKGAEDVLNRQFAFELSTPAETMYFIADSEKEKEEWINSIGRSIVQHSRSVTDAEVVDYDSRPQPPPQPKASEESEPAA, encoded by the coding sequence ATGGCGGCCAGCCTGTGGCGCGCCGTGATGGACAGCGTCAGTGGCTCCTCCTCCCCCTCGGCGCTGGACGCGGCCCCGGGCGGCGGCGTCGAGTTCTGGCACGGCGAGGAGCGCGCGGGGTGGCTAAATAAGCAGGGCGAGTACATTAAGACgtggaggcggcggtggttcGTGCTCAAGCAGGGGCGGCTCTTCTGGTTCAAGGACCCTGCGGTGACGCGGGCCTCGGTGCCCCGCGGCGTCATCCCCGTCGCCTCCTGCCTCACAGTCAAGGGCGCCGAGGACGTGCTCAACCGCCAGTTCGCCTTCGAGCTCTCCACGCCTGCCGAGACCATGTACTTCATTGCGGACtccgagaaggagaaggaggagtggATTAACTCCATCGGTCGCTCCATCGTCCAGCACTCCCGGTCCGTCACAGACGCAGAGGTTGTCGACTACGACAGCCGCCCCCAGCCCCCGCCGCAGCCTAAGGCTAGCGAAGAGAGTGAACCAGCAGCTTAA